A genomic region of Jeotgalibaca ciconiae contains the following coding sequences:
- a CDS encoding amino acid ABC transporter permease: MDVTDVKWEYIFNLEIAINNFGYVFSGIGYTLLISGMGFLFGLIWGFVLALLRTSRFFFLNKLATLYISFMRGTPTLVLLFLLYFGFPFIGVYFDAVPAAILGFSLSSSAYIAEIIRSALEAIDKGQWEAGMSLGLPRGKVLRKIIVPQALRIAVPPLSNVILDLVKSSALAAMITVPDIFQNAKIVGGRENDYMTMYILVALIYWAICSLYEVLQGKLEKQFSSY; encoded by the coding sequence GTGGATGTTACAGATGTAAAATGGGAATATATATTCAATCTTGAAATCGCCATTAATAATTTCGGTTATGTATTTTCAGGTATCGGTTATACATTGCTTATCTCTGGAATGGGTTTTTTATTTGGACTGATCTGGGGATTTGTACTGGCGCTATTACGCACATCGCGCTTCTTCTTTCTTAATAAACTCGCCACTCTCTATATATCATTTATGCGTGGAACGCCCACACTTGTATTATTATTTTTGCTGTATTTTGGCTTTCCTTTTATCGGCGTTTATTTTGACGCAGTACCCGCAGCTATTCTGGGCTTCAGTTTAAGTTCGTCTGCTTATATCGCTGAAATTATTCGTTCGGCTTTAGAAGCAATCGACAAAGGACAGTGGGAAGCTGGCATGTCGCTGGGGCTGCCGCGTGGAAAAGTATTACGCAAAATCATTGTTCCACAGGCTTTGCGAATTGCTGTTCCGCCTCTTTCGAATGTTATTTTAGACTTGGTGAAAAGCTCTGCTTTAGCCGCAATGATCACGGTCCCTGATATTTTTCAAAATGCAAAAATCGTCGGCGGCCGCGAAAATGATTATATGACCATGTATATTCTCGTAGCACTTATTTATTGGGCAATTTGTTCTCTTTATGAAGTGCTTCAAGGAAAATTAGAAAAACAATTTAGCTCATACTAG
- a CDS encoding transporter substrate-binding domain-containing protein has protein sequence MFNFNKKLLLSGLSVFSALTLAACGNTNTDTDSDETVGSKTTDTDVTETAWDRIEEAGVLKVATSGTLFPSSYHGDDNELTGYEVEVVKEVADRLGLEVEFMEMGVDGILTAVQSGQVDAAANGFDITEARLEDYNFSEPFKYSFGGLVVREEDNSGIETMEDWEGKKAAGGATTVYMALARQLGAEPVTYDNATNDVFFRDVASGRTDFIPNDFYVSNTAVQFYADLGVKMSDLYYNPSEQAIVLSKDDTSVKEKIDPILAELAEEGVLTELSKEFFGGEDVSKELDNVDDLPVIEIEEQ, from the coding sequence ATGTTTAACTTTAATAAAAAGTTGTTATTAAGCGGTTTGTCTGTTTTTTCAGCATTGACTTTAGCTGCTTGTGGGAATACAAATACAGATACCGACTCTGATGAAACAGTCGGATCCAAAACTACTGATACAGATGTAACAGAGACAGCTTGGGATCGTATTGAAGAGGCCGGTGTATTAAAAGTAGCTACTTCTGGCACTCTTTTCCCAAGTTCGTACCACGGGGATGACAACGAATTAACTGGTTATGAAGTAGAGGTTGTCAAAGAAGTTGCTGATCGTCTCGGTTTAGAAGTTGAATTCATGGAGATGGGTGTAGACGGAATTCTGACAGCTGTTCAAAGTGGTCAAGTTGATGCTGCAGCAAATGGATTTGACATTACAGAAGCTCGTCTAGAAGATTATAATTTCTCCGAACCTTTTAAATACTCTTTTGGCGGACTCGTTGTACGTGAAGAAGATAATTCTGGAATCGAAACCATGGAAGATTGGGAAGGCAAAAAGGCAGCGGGTGGAGCAACAACTGTTTACATGGCTCTAGCAAGACAACTCGGTGCAGAACCCGTAACTTATGATAATGCGACCAATGACGTTTTCTTCCGCGATGTAGCAAGCGGACGTACAGATTTCATTCCAAATGATTTTTATGTTTCAAATACTGCTGTACAATTCTATGCGGACTTAGGTGTAAAAATGTCAGATTTGTATTACAATCCAAGCGAACAAGCAATTGTTCTAAGTAAAGATGATACTTCTGTAAAAGAAAAAATTGATCCGATTTTAGCGGAATTAGCTGAAGAAGGAGTACTTACTGAACTTTCAAAAGAATTCTTCGGAGGAGAAGATGTTTCGAAAGAACTTGATAATGTCGATGATTTACCAGTTATCGAGATTGAAGAACAGTAA
- a CDS encoding P-II family nitrogen regulator: MSEQPIKKPYFDIIIAIVNIGKASKVLAEAKKIGITGGTITLGLGTVNSGLLRKLGLHEVRKEVLMMVSERKNTVKTIDHIHETFHLDQPNKGIIFSTPLSIVVGTHGEKLGLHETDPIEEATHELFISIVPEEDGDTVVNAVKSAGGAGGTILYGLGAFAETVIKVFGIEISSEKAVVLNLVDKSIADQVEHALEENINYSDKDSGLLFSIDAQHVRGIYERDL; the protein is encoded by the coding sequence TTGAGTGAACAGCCTATTAAAAAACCATATTTTGATATCATCATTGCCATTGTAAATATTGGTAAAGCAAGTAAAGTTTTAGCGGAAGCGAAAAAAATAGGAATTACTGGCGGGACTATCACACTCGGACTGGGTACAGTAAACAGCGGTTTGTTGCGAAAACTCGGGCTGCATGAAGTTCGAAAAGAAGTTCTTATGATGGTAAGTGAACGGAAAAACACAGTCAAAACGATTGATCACATTCATGAAACTTTCCATCTGGATCAACCAAACAAAGGAATTATTTTTTCCACGCCACTTTCAATTGTAGTAGGAACTCATGGTGAGAAATTGGGTCTTCATGAAACAGACCCAATTGAAGAAGCCACTCATGAGCTTTTCATTTCCATTGTGCCAGAAGAGGACGGCGATACTGTGGTCAATGCAGTTAAATCTGCTGGCGGCGCAGGTGGGACTATTCTATACGGTCTCGGTGCCTTTGCTGAAACAGTCATCAAAGTCTTTGGTATTGAAATCAGCTCTGAAAAAGCAGTTGTTCTTAATCTGGTAGATAAAAGTATTGCTGATCAAGTAGAACATGCTCTTGAAGAAAATATCAACTACTCAGATAAGGATTCCGGTCTTTTATTCAGTATAGATGCCCAACATGTTCGCGGCATTTACGAAAGAGATTTATAA
- a CDS encoding DUF1538 domain-containing protein — MEIFIEKVKEVLQAVLPITFLVIILHLTLTPLPGIEFPRFLMGAFIIILGLSIFLFGVDIGITPIGNFLGRGIARSNSLKFVLVMGLFLGFFISIAEPDLIILANQVSEVTSDAIPSMVLLVVVSIGIGILMTTGLFRIVYQFPLNKSFTIIYGLILVLSVFSTTDLFAIAFDASGATTGALTVPFMLALAMGVSSLNHNSKASEEDSFGLVGVASSGAILGVLVLGLFTGERGLTGELVVNATEYTSWIKPFTDVVPHLALETLISIAPIFAIFIGYQLLAKKKLSVQEFKQALLGIVYLYIGLVLFLTGVNAGFLNVGRQIGMMIGDLESQIPVLVVGLLLGLVVILAEPAVYVLTHQIEDVTHGSVKRSIVLIFLSIGVGLAVFLSVLRIIVPAIQLWHYLLPGFALSIWLSYKVPSLFVGMAFDAGGVASGPMTATFILAFIQGVAEITPGANVLLDGFGMIAMVAMMPIVSLQLLGALYQRKSKKEAV; from the coding sequence ATGGAAATATTTATCGAAAAGGTAAAAGAGGTCTTGCAAGCGGTTTTGCCTATTACGTTTTTAGTAATCATTTTACACCTCACACTCACGCCCCTTCCTGGAATTGAATTTCCTCGCTTCTTAATGGGTGCTTTTATCATTATATTAGGGTTATCGATTTTCTTATTTGGAGTTGACATCGGGATTACTCCAATTGGTAATTTTTTGGGTAGAGGAATCGCTAGAAGCAACAGTTTGAAATTTGTTCTCGTCATGGGGCTGTTTCTAGGTTTCTTTATTTCAATCGCTGAACCAGATTTGATTATATTAGCCAACCAAGTAAGCGAGGTAACTAGTGATGCTATACCGAGCATGGTTCTGCTCGTTGTGGTTTCGATTGGGATTGGAATCTTGATGACCACGGGGTTATTCCGCATTGTTTATCAGTTTCCGCTGAATAAATCATTTACCATTATTTACGGTCTTATTCTTGTTCTCTCCGTTTTTAGTACAACAGATTTATTCGCAATTGCTTTTGACGCTTCCGGTGCAACAACGGGAGCACTCACCGTTCCCTTCATGTTAGCCTTAGCTATGGGGGTTTCTTCCTTAAACCACAATTCAAAAGCGAGTGAAGAAGATAGTTTTGGACTGGTTGGAGTTGCATCAAGTGGTGCTATTCTCGGTGTTTTAGTATTAGGTCTATTCACTGGAGAGAGAGGGTTAACAGGGGAATTGGTTGTAAATGCAACTGAATATACTTCCTGGATCAAACCGTTTACTGACGTTGTTCCTCATCTCGCACTCGAGACCCTTATATCTATCGCTCCAATTTTCGCCATTTTTATTGGTTACCAATTATTAGCGAAGAAAAAACTCTCCGTTCAAGAATTTAAACAAGCTTTGTTGGGGATAGTTTATCTATACATCGGTCTTGTGCTCTTCTTGACAGGTGTAAATGCTGGTTTCTTAAATGTTGGACGACAAATCGGTATGATGATTGGTGATTTAGAAAGCCAAATTCCAGTTCTGGTTGTTGGACTATTATTAGGATTAGTTGTTATATTAGCAGAACCAGCCGTATATGTTCTGACACATCAAATCGAGGATGTAACCCACGGCTCCGTTAAACGCAGCATTGTCCTGATATTTCTTTCCATTGGTGTTGGACTGGCAGTGTTCCTTTCCGTTCTTCGTATTATTGTTCCTGCTATCCAATTGTGGCATTATCTATTGCCTGGTTTTGCTTTATCGATCTGGTTATCCTACAAGGTACCAAGTTTATTCGTCGGCATGGCGTTTGATGCTGGCGGAGTCGCTTCCGGGCCGATGACCGCTACTTTCATCCTTGCATTCATTCAAGGTGTTGCTGAAATCACTCCTGGAGCAAATGTTCTTTTAGATGGCTTTGGAATGATAGCAATGGTTGCCATGATGCCGATTGTTTCGTTACAATTACTTGGAGCACTTTATCAACGTAAATCAAAAAAGGAGGCCGTCTAG
- a CDS encoding metallophosphoesterase produces the protein MNFKRKLIKGVLTAGGFAGYLYLQNTWLQKTYYRISVEALARENEGLKIAHLSDLHLPNTQVDLKKLVSEIKEENPDFIFLTGDQFDAAHPFHMEETVQFLKKLSEISPIYAVHGNHDLKSPLAEYIPDVYRKSGVTLLEDEAYTVMAPDRKPIVIMGAAEPESIIQKQRRDLLKKITIRSDWAGQTRLLLAHHPEYFEKYHQDKTKSPDITFSGHAHGGQIRIPSVGGLFAPGQGRMPKHTSGIHALAEDPSKKLVISRGTGPSHFPFRINNRPEVVFVTLHKK, from the coding sequence ATGAACTTTAAAAGAAAATTAATAAAAGGTGTACTGACAGCGGGTGGCTTTGCCGGTTATTTGTATTTACAGAACACTTGGCTGCAAAAAACATATTACAGAATTTCAGTGGAAGCATTAGCGAGAGAGAACGAGGGTTTAAAAATAGCGCATCTCTCAGACTTACATTTACCCAATACGCAAGTTGATTTAAAAAAATTAGTAAGTGAAATAAAAGAGGAAAATCCAGATTTTATATTTTTAACGGGCGATCAGTTTGATGCGGCACATCCATTTCATATGGAAGAGACGGTTCAGTTTTTGAAAAAGTTAAGCGAGATATCTCCCATTTACGCAGTACATGGAAATCATGATTTGAAATCTCCTTTAGCTGAGTACATTCCGGATGTTTATCGGAAATCCGGTGTTACTTTGCTAGAAGATGAAGCTTATACGGTGATGGCACCAGATCGCAAGCCAATCGTTATCATGGGAGCAGCAGAACCTGAATCAATCATACAAAAACAGAGACGAGATTTACTGAAAAAAATAACCATCCGTTCAGATTGGGCAGGGCAAACACGTTTACTGCTGGCACATCATCCAGAATATTTCGAAAAATATCATCAAGATAAAACGAAATCTCCCGATATTACTTTTTCTGGTCACGCGCATGGCGGGCAAATTCGTATACCATCAGTCGGTGGTTTGTTTGCGCCCGGTCAAGGGCGGATGCCCAAGCATACAAGCGGCATCCATGCATTAGCAGAAGATCCTTCGAAAAAACTAGTAATCAGCCGAGGCACAGGTCCGTCTCATTTTCCGTTTAGGATAAATAACCGTCCTGAAGTGGTTTTTGTCACACTTCACAAAAAGTAA
- a CDS encoding aldo/keto reductase — translation MVKSLMDRLPLNDGYTIPGIGFGTSGISDRDAEELVFKAIMRGYRLIDTASWYKNEEGVGRGINKAINAGISREDIFVVSKAWKDEMGYQEATDAFDRSFDRLGLDYIDLYLIHWPSSEEGKNLDTWKALEDLADSGRVRSIGVSNFNRGELNELIKEGRIRPAVNQIPVNPSNMNADLDDFCYRNNIVTVGYSPLGAGKVNKNKHLAAIGNKYDKTPAQIALKWCVDRDVVPIPKTSHDERMKENLEIFDFELTDEDITVLNNIDEKKAVAKDKSGNNQNKRHGSRR, via the coding sequence ATGGTAAAAAGTTTGATGGATCGTTTGCCGCTTAATGATGGATACACGATTCCTGGAATTGGGTTTGGAACTTCAGGAATATCGGACCGAGATGCAGAAGAATTAGTTTTTAAAGCAATAATGCGCGGCTATCGTTTGATCGATACTGCAAGTTGGTACAAAAATGAAGAAGGCGTTGGTCGAGGAATTAATAAAGCGATTAATGCTGGAATTTCTCGTGAAGATATTTTTGTTGTTTCCAAAGCTTGGAAAGATGAGATGGGATACCAAGAAGCAACCGATGCTTTTGATCGAAGTTTCGATCGATTGGGATTGGATTATATTGATTTGTACCTGATTCATTGGCCGAGTTCTGAAGAAGGGAAAAATTTGGATACATGGAAAGCATTGGAAGATTTAGCTGATTCTGGAAGGGTTCGCAGTATCGGTGTTTCAAACTTTAATCGGGGTGAGCTGAATGAGTTGATTAAAGAAGGTAGAATTCGTCCGGCCGTCAATCAAATTCCGGTAAATCCGAGTAATATGAACGCAGACTTGGATGATTTTTGTTACCGCAACAATATCGTTACGGTTGGTTACAGTCCGCTCGGTGCAGGCAAGGTGAACAAGAATAAACATTTAGCTGCTATTGGGAATAAATATGATAAGACTCCGGCTCAAATAGCTTTAAAATGGTGTGTTGATCGTGATGTTGTTCCCATTCCCAAAACAAGTCATGATGAACGGATGAAAGAGAATTTAGAAATTTTTGATTTTGAGCTAACGGATGAAGACATCACTGTTTTAAATAATATAGACGAGAAGAAAGCAGTGGCGAAAGATAAAAGTGGAAATAATCAAAATAAACGCCATGGTTCTCGCAGATAA
- a CDS encoding Gfo/Idh/MocA family protein, translating into MLGIGIVGTSSIAHEFAKALVMSKEYQIKSVYSRTLFKAESFGNVYGAELFFDNLEEFLSCKDFDVVYIASPNSLHFSQTIAALHKGKHVIVEKPAFSNMVEWEEAFQLAEEKGLFLFEAARHIHDSNFQIIKNEVAKLEEIDSAILHFGKYSSRYDQVLAGEEPNIFSLRFSGGALMDLGVYLIYAAISWFGEPESGEYFPKKVHTGVDGAGTIILHYPYYDAILHVSKISNLFAQSEVHSGKKTLLMDGVSVISSIELHDDASENVQLAVQPPEHLMLDEARAFAEVINHPESKENQEKYQSWKKLSHDVSYWIEKLRKQAGIFFDADTEK; encoded by the coding sequence ATGCTTGGAATAGGAATAGTTGGTACCAGCAGTATTGCCCATGAATTTGCAAAAGCGTTAGTCATGTCAAAAGAATATCAAATAAAATCTGTTTATAGTCGTACTCTTTTTAAGGCAGAAAGTTTTGGAAATGTGTATGGGGCAGAATTGTTTTTCGATAATTTAGAAGAGTTCTTGTCCTGCAAGGATTTTGATGTCGTCTATATTGCATCCCCAAACAGTCTTCATTTTTCTCAAACCATCGCTGCACTACATAAAGGTAAGCATGTAATTGTTGAAAAACCAGCATTTTCAAACATGGTAGAATGGGAAGAAGCTTTTCAGTTAGCTGAAGAAAAAGGTTTGTTTTTATTTGAAGCAGCACGTCATATTCATGATTCTAATTTTCAAATTATCAAAAATGAGGTTGCTAAGCTAGAAGAAATTGATAGTGCCATTCTTCATTTCGGAAAGTATTCTTCCCGCTATGATCAGGTATTGGCAGGGGAGGAACCAAATATATTTTCCTTGCGTTTTTCAGGCGGCGCATTGATGGATTTAGGTGTTTATTTGATTTATGCAGCAATCAGCTGGTTTGGCGAACCGGAGTCAGGGGAGTATTTCCCTAAGAAAGTTCATACAGGCGTAGACGGAGCTGGAACCATCATTTTACACTATCCTTATTATGATGCGATTTTACATGTTTCTAAAATTTCCAATTTATTTGCGCAGTCTGAAGTGCACAGTGGGAAAAAGACCTTGTTGATGGATGGCGTAAGTGTGATTTCTTCCATCGAATTGCATGATGACGCAAGTGAAAATGTACAGTTGGCAGTTCAACCACCGGAACACTTGATGCTGGATGAAGCAAGAGCATTTGCGGAAGTGATAAACCATCCGGAAAGTAAAGAAAATCAAGAAAAATATCAATCATGGAAAAAACTAAGTCACGACGTTTCTTACTGGATTGAAAAATTAAGAAAACAAGCAGGTATCTTTTTTGACGCAGATACCGAAAAATAA
- a CDS encoding DEAD/DEAH box helicase, with the protein MMIEKMDTNFQRYWKGLRFQLPTPIQEYAFEPLREGKDVVGLSPTGTGKTLAYALPLLERVEKGQGIQLIVLTPSQELGVQVGRVITEWASLLDLKVQTIIGGANVKRQIEKLKEKPEVIVGTPGRLMELASQRKLKLHQVKAVVLDEADYLLHQEHLSTLRELIKKMPGQRQLAFFSATSSEEVQNVSRWFNTDPLYLDAEKEGRMMDQTAHRYILAENRKRAEMLRRLGHVKDMQALVFVNSVQELDYLAEKMHFEKVPVRVMHSDFSTNQRKKSLEEFRKGSATFLLTTDVTARGMDIEDLPYVINYDLPLTQEVYLHRSGRTGRMGKKGTVLSLVNERSLRDVKKFVPKSDDFKEVFLYGGKVVTELPKSEEQHEEVVKRSPRATTKEVKPNFVATEPQKEVKKAKKKNRTRDQKNKGARKK; encoded by the coding sequence ATGATGATCGAGAAAATGGACACAAACTTCCAACGCTATTGGAAAGGATTACGGTTTCAACTGCCTACGCCTATTCAAGAGTATGCATTTGAACCTTTGCGCGAAGGAAAAGATGTCGTAGGATTGTCTCCGACTGGAACAGGAAAAACTTTAGCTTATGCATTACCGTTATTAGAAAGAGTAGAAAAAGGTCAAGGGATTCAATTAATTGTTTTAACCCCGTCACAAGAGTTAGGAGTCCAAGTAGGCCGGGTGATTACCGAGTGGGCTTCCTTGCTTGATTTGAAGGTCCAAACCATTATCGGAGGAGCTAACGTAAAACGGCAAATTGAAAAATTAAAAGAAAAACCTGAAGTGATTGTGGGGACTCCTGGCAGGTTGATGGAACTCGCTTCCCAACGAAAGCTGAAGTTGCATCAAGTGAAAGCAGTTGTTTTAGATGAAGCCGATTATCTGTTGCATCAAGAACACTTGAGCACATTGCGAGAGTTAATAAAAAAAATGCCTGGACAACGACAGCTTGCCTTTTTCTCTGCAACAAGCAGCGAGGAAGTGCAAAATGTCAGCAGATGGTTCAATACAGATCCGCTCTATCTGGATGCAGAAAAAGAAGGCAGAATGATGGACCAGACAGCGCATCGCTATATTCTTGCTGAAAACCGAAAACGAGCAGAAATGCTACGTCGGTTGGGTCATGTGAAAGATATGCAAGCTCTAGTGTTTGTAAACTCTGTTCAGGAATTAGACTATCTTGCCGAAAAAATGCACTTTGAAAAAGTTCCGGTTCGTGTAATGCATAGTGATTTCAGCACGAATCAACGGAAAAAATCTTTAGAGGAGTTCCGCAAAGGCAGCGCAACCTTCCTTTTAACAACGGACGTTACCGCTCGCGGAATGGATATCGAGGATTTACCCTATGTGATCAATTACGACTTACCACTGACACAGGAAGTTTACTTGCATCGTTCTGGTAGAACAGGACGTATGGGCAAAAAAGGAACGGTTCTTTCCTTAGTGAATGAACGTAGTTTACGAGATGTGAAAAAGTTTGTTCCAAAATCAGATGACTTTAAAGAGGTGTTCCTGTACGGAGGGAAAGTCGTTACGGAATTGCCTAAAAGTGAAGAGCAGCATGAGGAAGTAGTGAAAAGGTCACCAAGAGCAACAACTAAAGAAGTAAAACCAAATTTTGTTGCGACTGAACCACAAAAAGAAGTGAAAAAAGCAAAAAAGAAAAACCGCACCCGCGATCAGAAAAATAAAGGTGCAAGAAAGAAATAA
- a CDS encoding LacI family DNA-binding transcriptional regulator encodes MATLKDIAERAKVSTATVSRVLNDDATLSVGEETRQRILKIADQLQYKKTKKTLIKRKILLIQWYSPEEELDDLYYQSIRLAVEKRAEEQNLEIVKAFHEVPAKIDDEIEGICAIGKFSSKQVHHLKTFEKPLCFIDSDQMNLGEDSVVVDFAYAVQSVIDYIVLKGYETIGFLGGQEYTQDRTHKLEDPRERLFRQSLQLLKRYDEKYFYTGSFSTQSGQEMMKQAIEECGKELPAVFFAANDSIAIGAMRELQDSNISVPEKVSIIGFNDSNVARYIYPSLTTVKVETETLGATGIDLLLDRMQSERTISKKVSLSTTLMERDSG; translated from the coding sequence ATGGCAACTTTAAAGGATATTGCAGAGCGCGCAAAAGTCTCTACTGCAACAGTTTCGAGAGTGTTGAACGACGATGCGACTTTGTCGGTTGGAGAGGAGACGCGTCAAAGAATTTTGAAAATTGCAGATCAATTGCAATATAAAAAAACAAAGAAGACATTGATAAAACGAAAAATATTATTAATTCAATGGTACAGTCCTGAAGAAGAGCTGGACGACTTATATTATCAATCGATTCGATTAGCTGTTGAAAAAAGGGCAGAGGAACAAAATTTAGAAATCGTAAAAGCATTTCATGAAGTTCCGGCTAAAATTGATGATGAAATAGAAGGCATTTGTGCCATTGGAAAATTTAGTTCTAAGCAAGTTCATCATTTAAAAACATTTGAAAAACCACTTTGTTTTATTGATTCTGATCAAATGAACTTGGGCGAAGATAGTGTAGTAGTAGATTTCGCATATGCTGTTCAATCGGTCATCGACTATATTGTCTTGAAAGGCTATGAAACAATTGGCTTTTTAGGTGGACAGGAGTACACACAAGATCGCACACACAAACTAGAAGATCCTCGTGAAAGACTATTCCGCCAAAGTTTACAATTGTTGAAAAGATATGATGAAAAGTATTTTTACACAGGGAGTTTTTCCACTCAATCAGGTCAAGAGATGATGAAGCAAGCGATTGAAGAATGTGGGAAAGAATTACCAGCTGTTTTTTTTGCTGCAAATGACTCGATTGCCATTGGCGCAATGCGCGAGCTGCAAGACTCCAATATCTCAGTGCCTGAAAAAGTTAGCATCATTGGATTCAATGATAGCAATGTTGCCCGCTATATCTATCCATCTCTAACAACTGTAAAAGTAGAAACTGAAACGCTTGGTGCTACAGGAATTGATTTATTATTGGATCGTATGCAGTCAGAAAGAACGATTTCAAAAAAAGTTTCGCTCTCAACCACACTGATGGAGCGGGATTCTGGCTGA
- the galT gene encoding UDP-glucose--hexose-1-phosphate uridylyltransferase, with the protein MKITIDQAIHDFLEIAIQKGYVHPLDRILKQNQLLALLNMNEFDTSITSSEPALLSEAKKLLPVFIEYATSNDIIEDNQTEKEIFSAKLMSLFTPDTSILNQTFWQHYTGVGPEYATQYFYELSKDNDYIQTEAIAKNIEFNSSSPYGTLELTINLSKPEKDPKAIAAAKTSAASSYPKCQLCLENEGYAGHLQHPARSNHRIVRFPLNNETWGLQYSPYAYYQEHCIFLSEEHRPMKINGRTFENLFSIVEQFPHYFVGSNADLPIVGGSILSHDHYQGGNYSFPMDKAPLIDTFVLDEFSGVDFGIVNWPLSVIRMTANDKTALERAAVYILEKWRGYSDPDADILAFTKNIPHNTITPIARRDGEAFVCDLVLRNNRTTEEHPDGLFHPHADVQHIKKENIGLIEVMGLAILPPRLKEELEEVEKYLLGEENSIQPMHLTWARKVAESNTITKETVKETVETAVGHVFQRVLEDAGVYKLTDEGLAAFKRFISVL; encoded by the coding sequence ATGAAAATAACAATTGATCAAGCGATTCATGATTTTTTGGAAATTGCGATACAAAAAGGGTATGTGCATCCACTTGATCGAATTCTGAAGCAAAATCAGTTATTAGCGCTTTTGAATATGAACGAGTTTGATACATCAATCACTTCGAGTGAGCCTGCCCTTCTATCTGAAGCAAAAAAACTATTGCCTGTATTTATCGAATATGCTACGAGCAATGATATTATAGAAGACAATCAGACGGAAAAAGAAATATTTAGTGCAAAATTGATGTCTTTATTCACGCCTGATACTTCTATATTAAATCAAACTTTTTGGCAGCATTATACTGGCGTTGGGCCAGAATATGCGACACAGTATTTTTACGAGTTAAGTAAAGATAATGATTATATTCAAACAGAAGCGATTGCTAAAAACATTGAATTTAACTCTTCATCTCCGTATGGAACCTTGGAATTGACAATTAACCTTTCCAAGCCGGAAAAAGATCCAAAGGCAATCGCCGCAGCCAAAACAAGTGCAGCTTCCAGCTATCCAAAATGCCAACTCTGTTTAGAAAATGAAGGCTATGCTGGTCATTTACAACATCCTGCACGTTCAAATCATCGAATTGTACGTTTTCCGTTGAATAATGAAACTTGGGGATTGCAATATTCACCATATGCGTACTATCAAGAGCATTGTATTTTCTTATCAGAAGAACATCGCCCAATGAAGATTAACGGAAGAACTTTTGAAAATCTTTTTTCGATTGTGGAACAGTTTCCTCATTATTTTGTTGGATCAAATGCTGATTTACCAATTGTTGGTGGTTCGATTTTATCCCATGATCATTACCAAGGAGGCAATTATAGCTTCCCTATGGACAAAGCCCCTCTTATCGACACATTTGTTTTAGATGAGTTTTCTGGTGTGGATTTTGGCATTGTGAATTGGCCTTTATCCGTTATTCGCATGACAGCCAATGACAAAACTGCCCTAGAGAGAGCGGCCGTATATATTTTGGAAAAATGGCGCGGGTATAGTGATCCTGATGCGGATATTTTAGCTTTTACAAAAAATATTCCCCATAATACGATCACCCCCATTGCTCGTCGAGATGGAGAGGCGTTCGTATGTGATCTAGTGTTGCGAAATAATCGTACAACAGAAGAACATCCAGATGGGTTGTTCCATCCGCATGCAGATGTGCAACATATTAAGAAAGAAAACATCGGATTAATAGAGGTAATGGGTCTGGCGATTTTACCGCCACGATTGAAAGAAGAACTTGAAGAAGTTGAAAAATATTTACTCGGCGAAGAGAACTCAATCCAACCAATGCATTTAACATGGGCTAGAAAAGTTGCGGAATCAAATACAATTACAAAAGAAACCGTTAAAGAAACTGTAGAAACAGCTGTCGGACACGTTTTCCAGCGTGTATTAGAAGACGCTGGCGTATACAAGCTAACAGATGAAGGTTTAGCTGCATTCAAAAGATTCATTAGCGTGCTATAG